Proteins from one Candidatus Margulisiibacteriota bacterium genomic window:
- a CDS encoding YraN family protein, whose translation MGMESYRLGQEGEDAAEEYLRQQGYQIIERNYHSQQGEIDLIAKEGGFLVFVEVKSYSFRSLGSPAGAVRKSKRESIIHAAQTYIYQQQVKDTYCRFDVLTIYRRLDGSRAIELYRNAFSC comes from the coding sequence ATGGGGATGGAGAGTTACCGGCTGGGGCAGGAGGGGGAAGACGCGGCGGAGGAGTATCTCCGGCAACAGGGCTATCAGATCATCGAGCGGAATTACCATTCTCAGCAGGGGGAGATCGACCTGATCGCCAAAGAGGGCGGTTTCCTGGTCTTTGTGGAGGTCAAGAGCTACTCGTTCCGCAGCCTCGGCTCGCCGGCCGGCGCCGTCCGCAAGAGCAAGCGGGAGAGCATTATCCACGCCGCGCAAACGTATATTTACCAGCAACAGGTCAAGGACACTTATTGCCGGTTCGACGTCCTGACGATCTACCGGCGGCTGGACGGCTCCCGGGCGATCGAGCTGTACAGGAACGCTTTTTCGTGCTGA
- a CDS encoding HU family DNA-binding protein, whose amino-acid sequence MNKEQLCNFVSKQTKMSKTKVMAMLDTTFDAIEGSLKKGQEVRLVGFGTWKKARRKARPGRNPQTGKKLTIPARNVVKFSMGQHLFDQLN is encoded by the coding sequence ATGAACAAGGAACAGCTCTGCAACTTCGTTTCCAAGCAGACCAAAATGTCCAAGACCAAGGTGATGGCGATGCTTGACACGACCTTTGACGCGATCGAAGGCTCGCTGAAAAAAGGCCAGGAGGTCCGGCTCGTCGGCTTCGGCACCTGGAAAAAGGCGCGCCGCAAAGCCCGCCCGGGCCGCAACCCGCAGACCGGCAAGAAACTGACGATCCCGGCCCGCAACGTCGTCAAGTTCAGCATGGGTCAACATTTATTCGATCAGCTCAATTAG
- a CDS encoding ribonuclease HII, protein MPSLLYENRLRQKGFTLIAGIDEVGRGPLAGPVVAAAVILPPQYAIKGLNDSKLLSARQRERLCRVIKAKALAVGVGIAGHLEIDRLHIGRANRLAMERAVGKLGVKPDFLLIDGGRSKIKSVIPQQGMTGADRKSAAVAAASIIAKVARDRIMQKYHYLYRLYRFDRHKGYGTAEHCRLLRQYGPAPIHRRSFRPVGSLA, encoded by the coding sequence ATGCCCTCGCTCCTTTACGAGAACCGTCTCCGCCAAAAAGGCTTCACCCTGATCGCCGGCATTGACGAGGTCGGCCGCGGTCCGCTGGCCGGTCCGGTCGTCGCGGCCGCCGTTATCCTGCCGCCCCAATACGCGATCAAGGGCCTTAATGATTCCAAGCTTTTGTCCGCCCGGCAAAGGGAGAGATTGTGCCGCGTGATCAAGGCCAAAGCGCTGGCGGTCGGCGTCGGTATCGCCGGGCATCTGGAAATAGACCGCTTGCATATCGGCCGGGCCAATCGGCTGGCGATGGAGCGGGCGGTCGGCAAGCTGGGCGTGAAGCCGGATTTTTTACTGATCGACGGCGGCCGGTCGAAGATCAAAAGCGTCATTCCCCAGCAAGGGATGACCGGCGCGGACCGGAAAAGCGCGGCGGTCGCGGCCGCTTCGATCATCGCCAAAGTAGCTCGCGACCGGATCATGCAAAAATACCATTATCTTTACCGGCTCTACCGCTTTGACCGCCACAAAGGCTACGGCACGGCGGAGCATTGCCGCCTGCTGCGGCAATACGGGCCGGCGCCCATTCACCGGCGTTCGTTCCGGCCGGTCGGCTCTCTGGCTTGA
- the lepB gene encoding signal peptidase I codes for MPRLNHWLFDWSETIIVALVLALVIRAFFLQVFWIPSGSMEPTLDINDRIVVNKVAYHFREPRRLEVVVFRGVPAMGVEKKDLIKRLVGLPGEKLEVKDGKIYINDQPVAEKHTLNEDYANFGPVTIPPASFFVMGDNRPASADSRYWGFLPKSNLIGPAFLRLWPLAKFGLLAWD; via the coding sequence GTGCCCCGGCTTAACCACTGGCTTTTTGACTGGTCCGAAACGATCATCGTCGCCCTCGTTCTGGCGCTGGTGATCCGCGCTTTTTTCCTCCAGGTCTTTTGGATCCCCTCCGGCTCGATGGAGCCGACGCTCGACATCAACGACCGGATCGTGGTCAATAAAGTCGCTTACCATTTCCGCGAGCCGCGGCGCCTGGAGGTCGTGGTTTTCCGCGGCGTGCCGGCGATGGGCGTGGAGAAAAAAGACCTGATCAAGCGCCTGGTTGGCCTGCCCGGCGAGAAGCTGGAGGTCAAGGACGGCAAGATCTACATCAATGACCAACCGGTAGCCGAGAAACACACGCTGAACGAGGACTACGCCAATTTCGGCCCGGTCACCATCCCGCCCGCTTCGTTCTTTGTCATGGGGGACAATCGTCCCGCCTCGGCCGACAGCCGCTACTGGGGTTTCCTGCCGAAAAGCAATTTGATCGGCCCCGCGTTCCTCCGGCTCTGGCCGCTCGCCAAGTTCGGCCTGCTTGCCTGGGACTGA
- the rplS gene encoding 50S ribosomal protein L19 — MDVITEIEKSQMKKNVPSFKVGDTVKVFSKIVEGGKERLQGFEGIVIKRTGGSSRENFTVRKLVQGVGVERTFPIHSPKVDRVEVIRSGKVRRAKLYYLRKRIGGQATKVDEADKIEGATESAPA, encoded by the coding sequence ATGGACGTTATTACCGAGATCGAAAAAAGTCAAATGAAGAAGAATGTCCCGAGCTTCAAGGTCGGAGATACCGTCAAGGTCTTTTCCAAGATCGTGGAAGGCGGCAAGGAAAGGCTGCAGGGCTTTGAAGGGATCGTCATTAAAAGGACCGGCGGCAGCAGCCGGGAAAATTTCACGGTCCGCAAGTTGGTCCAGGGGGTCGGCGTCGAGCGGACGTTCCCCATCCACTCGCCGAAAGTCGACAGGGTGGAAGTGATCCGCAGCGGCAAGGTCCGCCGCGCCAAGCTTTATTACCTGCGCAAGAGGATCGGCGGCCAAGCGACCAAGGTCGACGAAGCCGACAAGATCGAAGGGGCCACGGAAAGTGCCCCGGCTTAA
- a CDS encoding RNA methyltransferase, with product MANLYLALLHHPVYNKRQDVVTTSITGFDLHDIARSALTFGVKKYFVVNPLPAQQEFARRIFEFWMDEGSLEFNWTRAEAFKLVSIQGTLADAIGAVEKAEGRRPKVIATSAKPRTTLGFAQLSAELKTGDQPVLLLFGTGWGMADEVFDQVDGVLPPVIGQAEYNHLSVRSATAIILDRLLGR from the coding sequence ATGGCTAATCTTTACCTCGCCTTGCTCCACCATCCGGTCTACAACAAGCGGCAGGACGTGGTCACGACCAGCATCACCGGGTTCGACCTGCACGATATCGCCCGTTCGGCGCTGACTTTCGGGGTCAAAAAATATTTTGTCGTTAATCCGCTGCCGGCCCAGCAGGAGTTCGCCCGGCGGATCTTTGAATTCTGGATGGACGAAGGGAGCCTGGAGTTCAACTGGACCAGGGCGGAGGCGTTCAAGCTGGTCTCGATCCAGGGGACGCTGGCCGACGCGATCGGCGCGGTGGAAAAGGCCGAAGGCCGGAGACCAAAAGTGATCGCGACGTCGGCCAAGCCGCGGACCACGCTCGGCTTTGCGCAGCTGAGCGCCGAACTGAAGACCGGCGACCAGCCGGTCCTGCTGCTGTTCGGCACCGGCTGGGGGATGGCGGACGAGGTTTTTGACCAGGTGGACGGGGTCCTGCCGCCCGTGATCGGCCAAGCCGAGTATAACCATTTGTCAGTTCGCTCCGCAACTGCTATAATACTGGATAGATTGCTAGGCCGATAG
- the trmD gene encoding tRNA (guanosine(37)-N1)-methyltransferase TrmD, whose protein sequence is MRFTLLTLFPEMFQGPLSESLLKKAQSKELLSLQVVDLRDFTSDKHKTADDSPYGGGAGMVMMVGPIAAALSRVKSHGSRVIYMCPTGKPLTQHKVNELAKAEHLVILCGHYEGIDERARQLVDEEISIGDYVLTGGELPAMVLVDAIARQIPGVIKEQSSVENDSFFGDLLDHPSYTKPEEHAGDKVPELLLSGHHAEIERWRRRAALRQTLYRRPDLLAKAKLTAEDRALLTEIVQHG, encoded by the coding sequence ATGCGCTTTACTCTCCTCACCCTTTTCCCGGAGATGTTCCAGGGGCCGTTGAGCGAAAGCCTGCTCAAAAAAGCCCAGTCAAAAGAATTACTCTCTCTGCAAGTGGTCGACCTGCGCGATTTTACCTCCGACAAGCATAAGACGGCCGATGATTCGCCTTATGGCGGCGGCGCCGGCATGGTGATGATGGTCGGCCCGATCGCCGCGGCCTTGTCACGGGTCAAGAGTCACGGGTCACGAGTTATTTATATGTGCCCGACCGGGAAACCGCTGACGCAGCACAAGGTCAACGAGCTGGCCAAGGCGGAGCACCTGGTCATCCTTTGCGGGCATTATGAGGGGATCGACGAGCGGGCCAGGCAGCTGGTCGACGAGGAGATCTCGATCGGCGACTATGTTCTGACCGGCGGCGAACTGCCGGCGATGGTCCTGGTCGACGCGATCGCCAGGCAAATTCCCGGGGTCATTAAGGAGCAGAGCTCGGTCGAGAACGACTCCTTTTTCGGCGATCTGCTCGACCACCCGAGCTACACCAAGCCGGAGGAGCACGCAGGGGACAAAGTCCCTGAACTGCTGCTTTCCGGGCACCACGCGGAGATCGAGCGGTGGCGGCGCCGGGCGGCGCTGCGGCAAACGCTTTACCGGCGGCCGGACCTACTGGCCAAGGCAAAATTGACCGCAGAGGACAGGGCGCTCCTGACCGAGATCGTGCAGCATGGCTAA
- a CDS encoding YlqD family protein gives MAEKGIELKRIVMVKAIVTEAFKDNLVKELERAIANIDGQVNQMEAQSKGYMEDLKKKGLMQKAAAFKHQYEEERGRQSAAKADLMMKVEEAKRLQIGSEFVQGPLEGPVTVSIGDNLYKRVGGAEIVVKDGIIQEIRGV, from the coding sequence ATGGCGGAAAAAGGGATCGAATTAAAACGGATCGTGATGGTCAAGGCGATCGTGACGGAAGCTTTTAAAGACAACCTGGTCAAGGAACTGGAACGGGCCATTGCCAACATCGACGGCCAGGTCAATCAGATGGAAGCCCAGAGCAAAGGGTACATGGAAGACCTGAAAAAGAAGGGGCTCATGCAAAAAGCGGCCGCCTTCAAGCACCAATACGAAGAAGAACGGGGCCGCCAGTCCGCCGCCAAGGCCGATCTGATGATGAAGGTCGAAGAAGCGAAGCGGCTGCAGATCGGTTCCGAGTTCGTCCAGGGCCCGCTGGAAGGCCCGGTCACCGTCAGCATCGGCGACAACCTGTATAAACGGGTCGGCGGCGCCGAGATCGTCGTTAAGGACGGGATAATCCAAGAGATCCGCGGCGTCTGA